The Oryza sativa Japonica Group chromosome 11, ASM3414082v1 DNA window ttaattccccccaatcAATTTGGAAAGAAGGGCATTGATTCGCGTGGATTTAGGGGAGGAACGGCGCTAGGTtttcggggagagagagaggaggccggctgggagaggaagacgatgacgacctggcgcgtgggccccacgcggtcaggcggcggctcgggcaggggggggctcggctgggccgggacacggcccaggtgggagaggagggggaggcggcctgggccgggctggccgggagaggagggggggaaacggcccgggagagagagggaggagggagtgggccgggaggggaagaggggcccaagagaaggagggagagaaggagagggagagaaagagagggaggaaagggagacttcggccgcgggccgaggggagagaggggggactttgggccagacttggcccaaaggaaaaggaggattatttttagattttctttttaataaactttgttaattgtttttgttgcttaataattatttccggtgctctgaaaattcaagtaaaatttgagggctccttttagaccaaggagaatttaacaaaaattctccgggccacatttgaatttttcttgcacgtattttagtgtttgccaatttcttttcgaattttaattaattctattattccttttagcgaatgatttttatttcgggatgaatttatcaggacgtgacatgtCGCCATGGTTTTTTGAGGACGtacaccttccctcctctcaggaagtggctccaacagcataaaaatcatcatgcaatatcccatcccacacaagttaagaatttagtctagccaagtgtaatacacgtcccggtgctcaataaccacgagcacggctattcgaatagatttgatttactcacactgcagtggatgtacactttacccgcactccgcgactgcccaacacatgagcctcgtcccaacacatgagacgcgtcacggcaaagcttttcgataacctcgcattggcagtacccactccatgaactttacatccttatgcactctaggcgtcataCGTTTCTaacagtgagaggagttctggcgctcccgggaagggAAAAACACACACACTCCTACGTTGCTTCTTGTTGTTGAACCCAGTCCATCATGATTGTTCTCTTATGGGTATCCTCATGTAGTATTGCCAAGCCAGCCTCTGACCATCCGAAACGGGCATCCGCCATCCACCTGGCCATCCGAACCGGGCATCCGCCAGCAGACTGCTTGCCACATCACACACCTAAAAGAAGACCACtacgcatggatactgcctccgctcagctatctactccactaggtctatacccatatgagaagtgcggttgtacgggggtcgtttcatgcttaacttcatggctcggtccttaattgaccagggacaGCACTAGCATtttccggataccacccaaatcctccagcCACCCTAGTCGAAAACAGTTCTTtaactttattttcctttcacaaatcatgccaccaatatcatggcaatgtggcgctcatgtctccacatgccacatctcaattaccttcccaaaggtaattgcccaagcatatagcatttgataaatatgagtatgcatgattctagaatagcatttctaagcaattgtcataattgactagagacTTATACGTAAACATGGTAAACAATAAttaaggcatggcataatcacaagtaggatgttcatcattgcatgcaattttatttgtaaacaaaataatttcgcaattgggatcaacatgttcaaagaatagtaatgacttgccttgctcaaagtcttgcggatCTCgaccttcgcttggatccgcaactccctcgggctctataatTACGTGCGAAGGaataatttgaattcaattagaaTCCAAATGAAATCCAAATAATTCACACAAACATCGAACGCGAAACACCCTTTCTAAATTGACAACAAAGTTCGCGGAATCGCTCAATTCGAATTGTTGGGTCATTTTAACCTAAGTCATTTTGTGATTTGAAATTACGTcctaagaattcatctaattgtttagttcttaattacatttaaattactaccgcgaattgattacttaaagagattaccaaaaataatctataagaattcatctaattgtttagttattaattacatctaaattactaccgcgaattgatttcttatagaaattagaATAGTCTATAATAATCTATGATTATAGTATTATTTTGCAAATACTACACTTTAGTTAATCCTATAATTAATtcctaatattttaaatatcctAAATCTCCTcctaatttcctatttattttccttttctttttctccctttctttttctttttccttcctttctttttcttttctttttccttttttctctcttctctcttttctctctcccggctcctttctcccttcctctcttcttttctctttctccctccctctctcttggcTTTTTGCCCtcccggcggcgatggcggtggacGCAAGGGGGGGAaaggcggcggcttaccgacagcggcggtcggcggcgacgacggtgacggcggcgcaagCCCCGACGCGGCACACGGCGTGGTGCGGCGGCACCGAGGGCGGCCCGGCGGCAcgaaggcagcggcgcggcggcacaaagacggcggcgtggcggcacgagaacgacggcgcggtggtgagggtagaggggaggaggagggaatggaGTGGGGAGAATGGGGAAGGTGGggtttttataggggagagagggggaaaagggagagaaggagggggggtgaagcgacggcggcgcggggcgcgaggcggcgaggagacgagcacgcggcgacgggacgggcgacgtgacggcggggctcgaggcgacggcggcacgcgcggcgcggcagtgggacggcgacggcgacgacacagcagcggcggcgcacggctcggagcgacggcgagacgcgacggcgacggcgcgcagcagcggcgcggggcgcgaggcggcaggctcgcgacgcggcgacgggacaggcgagcggcgcgcgggcgcgaggcgcgaggcgacgcgacggcaggcgcgcggtgcggcggtggcgatggcgacggcgcgcggggctcggggcggccaGAGCGCGCGGCAGAGGAGGGGTTAGGGCTAGGGACCGCAATCGAACACCTAGGGTGCaatgaacagtatattttcctatttatcccgattttagtttatttcccatataaatttgattctataatttctaaatcttgcataaatgaagtttactcaatatgtGTATTATCCAAACCAATGGATCCACTCCAGATTAAAGATTAATtgtacccatattttatttttatataatttacttgattttaattagagttaattctCATTCCGTCTATTTAGATTTAATTGAAACAAATATgatcgcgataatattttattcatttctatcctcacctcaacctttattttaaattgtattccgaTTATTTATTTAGCCCAATtaatttttagggtttattcctaattagtTATTCTTTATTCGCGATCAACAAACTTCGAAATCAAAATTCAATGGAATAGGCAAATAAagtcggcatgatgcaatttatttaaaaagttttcgaAGGTCcgcatttttagagttttgtttttattggtcaaattttcagggtgttacacacACCCAGTTGCTTCCTCtcgccgtggcccacgctttatccgcactgcACGGAAGCATGTTGTTGGTTCCTCCACTGTGTTCCACTTTCACTACCTAGCTCCCCTCCGCCAGCtgcccgtgctgctgccggccctcgaTAGGTTCCGCTGGTCTCTTCGAGTGCGCCAATCTACGTctcttcgactgaggagccgaccACTGGAGCCAGCTAGGCAggcgaggagtagaggaggcagtctttAGCAGTTGTTCGGGtgttaggcccttttgttccgctgccaactcttttggagtcgtggcgaggtagtgcgtgtGTGTGTTTGATGTGGGTGTTGTATGGTAGTCTGGATATCCTAGGTGGTGTGCGTATAGTCAAGCTCGACGTAGatctgtgacttgtccacacccgtttTATCAGGTGTCTTTATGATTTGAGAAATTCAGTTTATGCCTGTGTGTATGCTATTTGAGTTGTTATTTACTTTGCTTCTTGGCTTCTTTAAGTACTTATCTGATTCTTACCTTGCCCTtttctgggagtttagatggctagccgcccccgTCGCACTGCTCGTGCACCAAACCGTTTCGGTTTTGAGGAAGTTAGAGTTGAGCCAGAGGCAGATCATGAGGAAGACTCCATCATTAACATGTTGGTAGCTGATTTGGAAGCCCATGAGCAAGGTAGAGCTGCAAGACGGGCCCCACAACAGGCAGGGATGCAGTGAATGATGGAGACAATGGCCAATGCAGCTCAGTGCCATAATGTGTTTCGCATGAGGCCAGACAAAATTCATGCATTGTTTGGGATATTAGCTATGTGCAACATAGGCCTTTAGATTTATCACATGACATATAACATATTAGTAGTGCCAGTTGCTCTGATTTCAAGTGATCATATATATGACTCTACATGCATTAAGATATGAGATTTACAGCACTGCTGTCTGTACAGATGCTTAAGTTAGTTCTGACCATATGTAGATATGTCAAACTATGCAGCTGTACATTACTTAATCATCTACATGCAGCATAGTTTCCATTTTATTACAATATGACTGCTGTAATTTGCCAACTGCCTGTCGAAATGTTTGGTCAGCTGTACTGCCAACACAGATAATAAATTCTGAGCATCCTTGTAAGTTTCTGCATGTCCATGTGTGCACTCAAATTGCTAGAAAGTCGTACTCAGATGTTTTATGCTAAGTGCACCTTGTATTGACACATCCATGATAATTACATACAGTTAACATACAGAAATGTTGTTGGGTATAGATGCACTGTAGGTTGTCAAAATGATGCCAACTTACTATATTAGAAGTGAGCTAAACACCTTTGTTTGAATTCAGGATAGCTAATTAAAACTACTATGAATATCTGACAGCTAAACTTAGATGGCTGTACTTAAATTAATCtgaatatatatgaatatgcaaGGTTCAACATATGTGATTTACATGGTTATAGGTGTAGAGAAGAAGGATTGACTGAACTGATTTTGGACATTTTCTGAGTACATCTAGTTTGCCTCATATATAGGTTAACTTACAACATTTAGGTTACAGAACCTACTTGTAAATATACATGCTAGATGAATGAATGACTTAACTGAATCTAGAGATATATCTGAGTACAAATGTTTTTCCTGATATTTAGATTAAGTTAGATCGTTAATCTTAGCAAGAGCTACATACATCTCTATATGCATGCTAGATGAACTTAACATGACTGTACTATAGGAAGTTGATACATCTGTGAAACTATTTGTATATATGATTGATGGACTTACCTGATTTGACAGGCATATGTGAGTTCATATGGTTCTGCTGAAATTTACAAATGCTAATGTCTTATTTCTAACGAAATCATCTTACAGCTTACTATTAGTACCATGTCTCAATGCACTATCTATCTGAATAGAAAACATCTAGCTGAATTGAAAACATCTAGCTGCATACCTTGCACAACTAAACATAATACATACATCTAACTGAAGTTTATGCTCCTTTTGCACCAAATTGAAACCTGTTATGTGTAGGGCACAACCAATTATGACAGAAAACGCATATTTTGACTTGATTGAACTGCACAGCTGAACTGTGATTTAATGTTTTTTTGGTTCTGTGTGCACTGTCTATCTGAAATGCATGTACTTCTCACATTATTAGCTGCCCTCTTTGTATTTCATACCTTCATATTGAATCCAAATTGTTATGGCTTTGCTGCAGGTGAGGAGAGGTGTCCGTGTGTTTAGGAATGTACCTCTCAAGTTCATTCCTGAGCATCACGCAGTGTATAGTGGTAGGATAGTTACGCTCAACAAGTCTGGCGTTGTTGGACACAGGCCGGCACCACCACCGGTCCTCCAAGAAGCTCAGATCTTAGATGTTGATGATCTCACCAACCTGGCACTCCTACCACCTTCTCCGGAGCCATCCTTAGGTCCGCGCAGAAGGGGCAAGAGAATCATGACTCCCAGCTACTCTTCAGGTGGCAACAGCAAGGGGACCAGGAGGGACTCCACCGGAGATGCATTTAATAGGCTGGCTGACCTGAGGGTTCAGTCCAATGAAAGTAAGGCCAGGAGGGAGGAGCAGAAGCAAGCGAAGAGCGCTAGAGCATGCATGGAGATGCTCAAGGCTGATGGGATTAGCATGCAGGATCCCATCTACCACACAATCCTGAGGATGTTTCGTGATGGGTACCTGTGTGAGTTCTTCATTGAGGACTGCACCACACCAGAGGGTCGCATGTACTTCATCCAGCTGCATGGTGCACCAGACCTCACTCCTGACCCCCTGTTGTttgctccaccgccaccaccaaccTGCTCAGGCCATGTTGAGGGCTGGTACAAGAGGTTCAGTCCTCATGACGATGATGGTAGCGACGGTGCTAATGGTGGTGCTGATGGTGCAGCAATGTTTTAGCACTGCTTCTGCTTGCTTATGTCGCTTTGGTGCCATGTTCTGTTCGTGATGCATCTTTTAATTTCCCTGTGATGTCTGTTTAATAACTTGCTCCGATTCATATCGAGCATCGTGCTTGTTGTAGGCCTtatttaagggcccctttgaaacacaggataggaaaaacacaggaataggaaaaacgtaggaattgaaGTGGTATGTTTTCCTAATCCTACAGGaatgaaaaacacaagaaaTATGAAGAGGGTCCCTTTTTGATAGCACCATAGGAAACAAACAAAGCAAAAGGATagtttccaagaggttgaacctcttgcttattttcctatgaaatTGAGCTATAGGAATGCAATCctaaggaaaatttcctatactttcctatgaatcaaagggTTTCATAGGAAAAATTTCTTAGGAAATTAAATCCTCAAAAATTCCTATGACAATCCTCCAATTCAAAGGTGCCCTAAGTTGAGTGGCTTCTTGAACAATTTCAGCACCATTAATTTGAACTATGTGAGCTGCAGTGCTTGAATAAATTATGTTGAGCTGATATTTATTTGCCTTTGTTGATTGCCCTTATTTTGTACAAGGAGCTAACTTTTTGTGGTTTGCTAACTTAATTTACAATTGCATTGCACTAATATGTTGCCTATTTTAATCACTGTTTTTTTGCAGTACTTTAATAATGTGAACTAACCTTTCGATTTCTACCTACTTAGAATCATTTTGTCATTGCAGCACATAGGCTTCTAACTTAACCATGATTTACTTTGTCATGTATTGATATAGGAACATGAGCACTTCTGAAAGATCATATGGTTCTAAGGATGGCTACTACAGTGAGGAGGAGGACTCCTTTCTGGACATGTTGGTTGCGGCTTTGAAGGCAAAGCTATGTGTGAGGGCAGCACGTTGGGTATCGCAACAATCTGGAATGGAATGGGTGATGGAGACAATGGAAAACCCATCTCAATGCCAAGCAATTTTCCGTCTGATGCCAGATCAAATCCATGCTCTGTTTGGGTTACTTACTAATCGATACAATCTTCATGGATCAATTGAGGTATGCCCAATGGAAGCACTTGGAATATTTTTGTACATCATGGCGGGGGGCAATTCAAATAGGGCCACTAATAATAGGATGGTAAGATCTGGGTCTACTGTCTCTAAGTACATCCATAGAGTGCTTAATGCGGTTTATGCTGCTGACATAAATAAGCCGGTAGATCCTAACTTTGCAAGAGTTCATTATCGTGTCCAGAATGATGAAGAATTCCAGCCATTTGCTGGTGCGGCTGGTGCAGTGGATGGAGCACACATTCATTGCATTGTGGCAGTGGATGATTCCATTCAACACAGGAACCGTCACCACATAACTTCTAGGAATGTTCGTCGCTATTGGATTGGACGACCGTGTCATTTTTGCAGATGTTGGGTGGCTAGGGTCTGTGCATGATCAACCTAACAGAAGCAGTACGGGGCTATCCGTTTGTTTTCCCAAGGCTACCATGGGGTATGTTTTGAATTTTAGGTTCAACAATTGCAAATGTTAGTGTCCATTTTCCAGAAATAATCACTTCGCTAATTTGTTGGTGCAGGGAAATATTTCCTTGTGGACTCGGGATATGCTAGCCGGTATAGATTCCTACCACCTTACCCACATGTTTGGTACCACTTGGATGAATTTGCGGGTAATAAGGGAGCAGCCTTGCCCCATGGAAAGGAAGATACTTTTAACTAAATGCACAGTTCGTAGCGTAACATAGTGGAAAGGACATTTGGAGTTATCAAAAGCCAGTGAGAATCCTGAGGGAAATACCTTATTTCCTTAGGAGTGACGACCATACCAAGATCATACATTGTGCATTAGTTCTACATAACTTCAGGATTGACAGCTCCGACATGTATTTCCTTACACAGAACCCATTGTACAATGGATACCCCATCGTTTCAGATGCTCCACCCTACGTGGCTGGAACGATGTACCTAACAGAGCGGCGGCAATGAATACACTCCGTGATACCATTGCAGATGAAGTTTACAACAGGTAAATGGTATTTAGTTTGCACcgtttaaaataattaacataGCCATGTCTGTCATGGATATGTTCTCTATATGTATTGTGTTTCTAAAATCTGTCTGTACTCGTCCATGTGTAGTTCACTGTGTTCCTACTACTGTCGTGTTTGTGTGATTTATCTCTAGCATCCTCTCATGCTTAATATTACCAGCTTTGCTCTAATCTCCCGAAGTCCCGATTTAATTTGATATCTTCCATTAAGTTTTGGTGACACCTTCGTTAGCAGCCGGCTGCTTTATAGCTGCACAGCACGTGAAGCAGAGCAGCAGCCGTTCGGCTGCCTCACCGACAGCTGCACCGACAGCTTGACGGTGCTCAAACGGCGCTTCCTCACTCCGTTCCTGCTCTGTTGCCACACGGCATTAAATTGCTTCCCAGCTGCCGTTGCTCCGTTGACGTTGCCACTCAACTGTGTTTGCATGTTCAGGTTTGAAACATAGTGGTTCCGCACAGAAAACAGAAAAATCTATTCGCAGTAACTAAATTTTTAAtcttttaaacaactttcatatataaatttattttttaaaaaacacatctTTTAGTCATTTGAAAAATGTGCGTGAGGAAAACGAGGGGAAGCTGCTAGTAACAATGCCATTGCACCATACGAACGAGCCCGAGCTGGTCGTAGCACTGCTCCTACCTTGACCACAAACGGCTGCGTTCGTCTGCAGGAGATCATGAGAAAGTCTCGTTTTTGTTGCGCATGCTTTCTAAACTACTAAGGCACTGTTTAGGGTTGAAAAAATTtagcatgtcacatcggatatacggatacatatttcaagtattaaatatagtttaataataaaacaactTATAGATTTCGCATGtaaattaatccgtcattagcaaatatttactgtagcaccacattgtcaaaccatggcgtaattagacttaaaagattcatctcacaatttatacgtaatatgtgtaattagttttcttttctatatttaatactctatacatatATCTAAACATTCGATTTGACATGCTGAAAAGTtttctaaacagggcctaaattaGTGTTCCAACTTTCAATATCATAGGGACTAAAATTAGTCCCATGAATCCAAACACTACCTTAATAAACCAATGCTGATgaggtttttttattttgttttttaaagaCGAAGATACCCATCTTTGTATGGCCGACAGAAAAGCTGCTGTAGTTGGAAATGGCAAGGAATGATCTACTGTGGGCTTGACCGACGAAATCATAGGAATGAAGGTGATGTCATCTTCTATCACTCGTAGAAAAATTGACAaggaaaattaaagaaaatcaaGAGAAATGGAAATTGGAATTAGCACCAGGGGATTGAAAGGATAGAGGTGTTGCCGTGTAAAGAAGAGCTTAAGACCTCAGCCAAACCAGCCATGGATAAAGATTAAGTACGCTCACATAAAGATGAGAAAGTCATTATACCATCGCCATTGGAGTTTCGTCTATTCCGCACCGTTAAATATACTATTCATACTATAGCACTTAACGGTGCAGAATGGATGAAACTCTAACGGCGatggtattttttttggaaaaagtcgTTTGTACGATGATATTTGTTGaaactcacacttgtcgataGCATTTCTTATATTTGAATGCTTGCCAATGGTATTTATTGGATtatatcttaaaataaattataggaGACTCTATatttaaaacaaaaatattcacaaaataaaaaaattgtgaataaaataaagaaacacttttcaaagttttttttaaaaaataaataaactaaaatttcaaatttacAACAGCTAATGTAATTTCAGTAATCTTGCATTAACGATCTTTCTGGTTTCAAGCGTCGACGACAAACTCAGCCAACAAACATCCAAGAAATCGGCCTTAACAAACTATGTGAACAtggtggatgcatgcatgccacAAACAGAGCAATTTTTGCTGCACTCATGCTAGCTGAAGTTGTGAACTACCACtgttattaaataatttatttttcacttATCTCATAGTActaacaaacaaaaaaacagaATACCTTGATTTTATCAAATCCCGATACAACCATTCCTCGTATTATCGAGTCCAACACAATTATCTTCTACTTTTACGATCATCATCAAGataataataattacttaaaaattaAAGTTATTTAATAGTATAAACAAGAGATATCAAGAAAGAAatttgaaacagaggaagtgTAAATTAAACTTCATAGATTACTGTCAGTCTGACAGTGAACACGTCCGTTAATAACTAGACATGGCATCTAGGGATAAAACATGCTGTCGTTGATGTCGACGTAACCGAAGCGATCGAGGTTGTCCTTGACGAAGGCCTGCAGCCCCCTCTTGTGGTGGAGCAACTTGTTCTTGATGGCGGCGGTTCCGATGGCCAGGAGGCGGTCCTTCTCCTTCTGCTCGTCGGTGTGGGAGGAGATCACAGTGAAGACCGGCTCGTAATCCTTCTCCGGCAACGCCCAGGACAGGATGGTGTCCATCTGTTCCTGACCCATCCTGTACGTTTGGTACGTCTTGGGACTCCCCATCTCGCGCTGCTGCTCTCCCCCACAACCTCCTCCTCGATCGGCGGCGCAAATCTTCGATCCTtcttctcggcggcggcggcggcggcgggaggactaGCGAATAGCGAGTATGGTGGGAGCGATCTGAAGACGAGTGGGATCGATGTGATGCGATATATAGGAGGAAGGCCTCCATCCGTCTCCTACTCGGACTCGGCCCACTCCGACTAAGTTTAATCCCCGTCCCAAGACCGGTCGCCAacccgagcgcgcgcgcgcgcgtacgcCGGCCGCCGACTCCGACTTCGACGACGTACGGCCACCACCCCCCAACGAATTAATTAGCCACACGGAAGGACAAGCTAAGGTAAGGGCTAGTCATTTGGTACTATCTATAGTTAATCGCGGAGACGTACGGCATACAGTGCTTGCTGAGTTGCTGTGCAACGGTACAAGCGGAACTTGTCTTCTAACGTACGTTCTGCATCATGCAGTGATCGATCAATCCGACTACGAACTTAGTTTTGCACTAACTGTCGCAGTGTTGAGTGGAAAAACTAATACACGTTTGTTACAAAATATAACAAGTTCTAGATTTGAATATAGCCATAGATTTGGATATAGCCATAGCGGAGCTATAGCGAAATAAAGGGTGGTGCcacttgtttaatttactcTATCTTAGATCGAGTTTAAACTAATACGGGTGCCTAAGTTTGTATTGAGAGGGGTGCatacatggtgaaaatagataagatgtagctaaaaaaattttttgaccgggttcctgggcaccccccTAATATacactagctccgcccctggatATAGGtattaaatactccctctattttttaatagatgacgccgttgactttttctcacatatttgaccattcgtcttattcaaaaattttatgcaaatatataagatataaatcacacttaaagtaatataagtgataaaacaactcataacaaaataaattataattacgtaaattttttaaataagacgaatggtcataAGAATAAGTCAACGgcttcatctattaaaaaacagaggtagtaagaAAGTGATAAAATTAAAAAGTGAGAGGTTGTAATTGGTTAAAGAAtgcttcctccatttcacaatgtaagactttcaaGCAATGTCCATATCTATatttctagattcattaatatctatatatatgtgaacaatgctagaaagtcttacatcgtaaaacggagggagtatataattaaaGAGGTTGTTATATCCtaagataaattttaaatactaAAAATAACTATagttttggacggagggagtagcaaattaTTGAAGAAGCCTACGAGCTTTGGGGCCTCTTAATGTTTTGATGCGAGAAATTTTTTCTCTATATTCCAGTTAGCTGTTGTAACTCCCACATTAACCATTTCATGATTTTCGAACGTACGAATATATGTTAAGGgtcctttgaatcaaaagatTTTAATTAAGAAGGAATTTCGTataattcaaatcctataggaattttttctatGTGACCATTTTATTCAAAGGATTGCggttttccaaatcctatgaaattcgtTTTTCTTACAGTCCAATCGAACactcattcctgtgttttttcaacgttttgcaatcctctgttttatacttgAATTATATTCCTATTAGAATCCCGTGTTTTTCTGATCCCTCTGTTTTTTTCAATCCTGCGAGTCAAAGAGGCCCTaaatattatagaaatgatATAAGGAAGATAATTTGATATCATTATATGTTGAGCTCTAAAACATTATACTCTAGATGATATGTCATACTTGCACATAAGTTTCCAGATACTCTAGAATagtaa harbors:
- the LOC4350506 gene encoding uncharacterized protein, which codes for MSKVRRGVRVFRNVPLKFIPEHHAVYSGRIVTLNKSGVVGHRPAPPPVLQEAQILDVDDLTNLALLPPSPEPSLGPRRRGKRIMTPSYSSGGNSKGTRRDSTGDAFNRLADLRVQSNESKARREEQKQAKSARACMEMLKADGISMQDPIYHTILRMFRDGYLCEFFIEDCTTPEGRMYFIQLHGAPDLTPDPLLFAPPPPPTCSGHVEGWYKRFSPHDDDGSDGANGGADGAAMF